In the Piscinibacter sp. XHJ-5 genome, one interval contains:
- a CDS encoding cupin domain-containing protein codes for MEFANLVVAAALRRAGLDAWIPEGDGKWSLPLQFLPAGAGWVELMRLDPGVRVGLHRHTGEVHALNLAGERRLNDGRVLRAGDYVYEPAGNVDWWEATGEEELLVHVVVKGSVEYLGPHHSVLQRIDTADRIAAYRRHCAAIGCRPHELV; via the coding sequence ATGGAATTCGCCAACCTCGTCGTCGCCGCGGCGCTGCGCCGTGCGGGACTGGATGCCTGGATACCCGAAGGTGACGGCAAGTGGTCGCTGCCGCTGCAGTTCCTGCCCGCCGGCGCGGGTTGGGTCGAGTTGATGCGGCTCGACCCGGGCGTGCGCGTGGGCTTGCACCGGCACACAGGCGAAGTCCATGCGCTGAACCTCGCCGGCGAGCGCCGCCTCAACGATGGGCGGGTGCTGCGCGCCGGCGACTATGTCTACGAACCCGCCGGCAATGTCGACTGGTGGGAAGCAACGGGCGAGGAGGAGCTGCTCGTGCACGTGGTCGTCAAAGGCAGCGTCGAATACCTCGGCCCGCACCACAGCGTGCTGCAGCGGATCGACACCGCCGACCGCATCGCCGCCTACCGCCGGCACTGTGCGGCCATCGGCTGCCGGCCGCATGAGCTGGTTTGA
- a CDS encoding 4-oxalocrotonate tautomerase family protein codes for MPILNVKVSASRTTELSERINEMLLELTSRVLGKRRDLTAVVIDYVDPRDWFVGGKSLAEQKLASFYFDVKVVDETNTKAEKARYIAEAFEAFAALLGPLHHESYVHVDDVRAAAYGFGGKTQEYRHQHPSL; via the coding sequence ATGCCCATCCTCAACGTCAAGGTCAGCGCGTCGCGCACGACGGAGCTTTCCGAACGCATCAACGAAATGCTGCTCGAGCTGACCAGCCGCGTGCTCGGCAAGCGGCGCGACCTGACCGCGGTGGTGATCGACTACGTCGACCCGCGCGACTGGTTTGTCGGCGGCAAGTCCTTGGCCGAACAGAAGCTGGCCAGCTTCTACTTCGACGTCAAGGTGGTCGACGAAACCAATACCAAGGCCGAGAAGGCGCGCTACATCGCCGAAGCGTTCGAGGCATTTGCCGCCCTGCTGGGCCCGCTGCACCACGAAAGTTACGTGCACGTGGACGACGTGCGCGCCGCCGCCTACGGCTTCGGCGGGAAGACGCAGGAATACCGCCACCAGCACCCGAGCCTTTGA
- a CDS encoding LysR family transcriptional regulator: MRPFLPDPADLRWLVRSLELQSFSAAAREMDVAVSVVSRAVDRLEAGFGITLLRRSTHGLSATPEGAELVQEARELVRRLEEMAASFDKQRHSVAGAVRLASSQEICEQLIVPQLAALRERHPALRIELVADDRVVDLVTDGIDVALRTTLGSSDVVVARELGSFERRLYASPDYLRRHGDPAEPADLHRHQTVTHTAQGPAVTWAFRHAGRKLEITVRSQLAANSSALLHRALVAGAGIGMLSRPLAAADAADGKLVEVLQPFASRAAYTMYAVSLPSRRNASRVRAVTAFLQEAARKCWGLAPP; the protein is encoded by the coding sequence ATGCGACCTTTCCTGCCCGACCCTGCCGACCTGCGCTGGCTGGTGCGCTCCCTCGAGCTGCAATCGTTCTCGGCAGCGGCGCGGGAGATGGACGTGGCGGTATCCGTCGTCTCGCGTGCTGTCGACCGCCTCGAAGCCGGCTTCGGCATCACGCTGCTGCGCCGCTCCACGCACGGCTTGTCGGCAACGCCCGAGGGCGCCGAGCTGGTGCAGGAAGCGCGTGAACTGGTGAGGCGGCTCGAAGAGATGGCGGCTTCGTTCGACAAGCAACGCCACAGCGTGGCCGGCGCGGTGCGGCTGGCGTCGAGCCAGGAGATCTGCGAGCAACTCATCGTCCCGCAGCTGGCCGCACTGCGTGAGCGACATCCGGCGCTGCGCATCGAGCTGGTGGCCGATGACCGCGTGGTCGACCTGGTGACCGACGGCATCGACGTGGCACTGCGCACGACGCTGGGCAGCAGCGACGTGGTCGTCGCCCGCGAGCTGGGTTCGTTCGAGCGGCGGCTGTACGCGTCGCCGGACTACCTGCGCCGGCATGGAGACCCGGCCGAGCCTGCGGACCTGCACCGGCACCAGACGGTGACGCATACCGCGCAGGGACCGGCCGTCACGTGGGCGTTCCGCCACGCCGGGCGCAAGCTGGAGATCACCGTCAGATCGCAGCTGGCGGCCAACAGCTCGGCCCTGCTTCACCGCGCGCTGGTGGCCGGCGCCGGCATCGGGATGCTGTCACGACCCTTGGCTGCAGCGGATGCGGCGGATGGCAAGCTGGTCGAAGTCCTGCAGCCCTTCGCTTCACGGGCGGCGTACACGATGTACGCCGTCTCCTTGCCGAGCCGGCGCAACGCTTCGCGCGTGCGGGCGGTGACCGCCTTCCTGCAGGAGGCTGCGCGCAAGTGCTGGGGGCTGGCGCCGCCCTGA
- a CDS encoding FAD-binding protein has product MTALVIAEHDNASVKGATLNTVTAAAQAGGEVHILIAGHNAGGAAEAASKIAGVAKVLHAEAPGFEHGLAENVAAQVVALAGSYSHIVFPATAAGKNVAPRVAALLDVAQVSDISKAISADTFERPIYAGNAIATVQSTDKTKVITVRTTGFDPAASNGGSAAVEKVDAAADAGLSSFVGQEIAKNDRPELTAAKIIVSGGRAMGSSDKFNEVLTPLADKLGAALGASRAAVDAGYAPNDWQVGQTGKIVAPQLYIAAGISGAIQHLAGMKDSKVIVAINKDPEAPIFSVADYGLEADLFSAVPEFAKTL; this is encoded by the coding sequence ATGACCGCTCTCGTCATTGCCGAACACGACAACGCCTCCGTCAAGGGCGCGACCCTCAACACCGTGACTGCTGCGGCGCAAGCCGGCGGCGAGGTACACATCCTCATCGCCGGCCACAACGCCGGCGGCGCCGCCGAAGCCGCGAGCAAGATCGCCGGCGTAGCCAAGGTGCTGCACGCGGAAGCCCCGGGCTTCGAGCATGGGCTGGCGGAGAACGTTGCGGCGCAAGTCGTGGCGCTCGCGGGCAGCTACAGCCACATCGTCTTTCCGGCCACCGCAGCGGGCAAGAACGTCGCTCCGCGCGTGGCCGCGCTGCTCGACGTAGCGCAGGTGAGCGACATCAGCAAGGCGATCAGCGCCGACACCTTCGAGCGTCCCATCTACGCCGGCAACGCCATCGCCACCGTGCAGAGCACGGACAAGACCAAGGTGATCACGGTGCGCACCACCGGCTTCGATCCGGCGGCGTCCAACGGCGGAAGCGCCGCGGTCGAGAAGGTGGATGCGGCGGCCGATGCGGGGCTGTCGAGCTTCGTCGGCCAGGAGATCGCGAAGAACGATCGCCCGGAACTGACGGCGGCCAAGATCATCGTCTCGGGCGGCCGAGCGATGGGCAGCAGCGACAAGTTCAACGAGGTGCTCACGCCGCTGGCGGACAAGCTGGGCGCCGCACTCGGCGCGAGCCGCGCAGCGGTGGACGCAGGCTACGCGCCCAACGACTGGCAGGTGGGCCAGACCGGCAAGATCGTCGCGCCGCAGCTGTACATCGCCGCGGGCATCAGCGGCGCGATCCAGCACCTGGCCGGCATGAAGGACAGCAAGGTGATCGTCGCGATCAACAAGGATCCCGAGGCGCCGATCTTCAGCGTGGCCGACTACGGTCTCGAGGCGGACCTGTTCTCCGCGGTGCCCGAGTTCGCGAAGACCTTGTAG
- a CDS encoding electron transfer flavoprotein subunit beta/FixA family protein, with protein sequence MKILVPVKRVVDFNVKVRVKSDGTGVDIANVKMSMNPFDEIAVEEAVRLKEKGAVTEVIAVSCGVTQCQETLRTAMAIGADRAILVETAEELQPLAVAKILKALVDKEQPGLVILGKQAIDDDNNQTGQMLAALAKLPQATFASKVEIAGDSANVTREVDGGLETLKVKLPAVITTDLRLNEPRYVTLPNIMKAKKKPLETLKPADLGVDVTSRIKVLKVSEPPKRSAGIKVPDVATLVAKLKNDAKVI encoded by the coding sequence ATGAAGATACTTGTTCCGGTCAAGCGAGTCGTCGACTTCAACGTCAAGGTTCGCGTGAAGTCCGACGGCACTGGCGTCGACATCGCGAACGTCAAGATGAGCATGAACCCGTTCGACGAGATCGCCGTGGAAGAAGCGGTGCGTCTGAAGGAGAAGGGCGCGGTCACCGAGGTGATCGCCGTCTCCTGCGGGGTCACGCAGTGCCAGGAGACGCTGCGCACGGCGATGGCCATCGGCGCCGACCGCGCGATCCTGGTGGAGACGGCCGAAGAGTTGCAGCCGCTGGCGGTGGCCAAGATCCTCAAGGCGTTGGTCGACAAGGAGCAGCCGGGCCTGGTGATCCTGGGCAAGCAGGCGATCGACGACGACAACAACCAGACCGGGCAGATGCTGGCCGCGCTGGCCAAGCTGCCGCAGGCCACTTTCGCCTCCAAAGTCGAGATCGCCGGGGACTCGGCCAACGTGACGCGTGAAGTGGATGGGGGCCTGGAGACGCTGAAGGTCAAGCTGCCGGCGGTGATCACCACCGACCTGCGGCTGAACGAGCCGCGCTACGTGACGCTGCCCAACATCATGAAGGCCAAGAAGAAGCCGCTGGAGACGCTCAAGCCGGCGGACCTGGGCGTGGACGTGACCTCGCGCATCAAGGTGCTGAAGGTGAGCGAGCCGCCCAAGCGCAGCGCGGGGATCAAGGTGCCCGATGTGGCCACGCTGGTGGCCAAGCTGAAGAACGACGCCAAGGTGATCTGA
- a CDS encoding nitronate monooxygenase family protein, whose product MPVPAILRNLSLPVIGSPLFIISHPRLVIEQCKAGIVGSMPALNARPASQLDEWLAEITEALAAHDNAYPDRPAAPFAINQIVHKSNDRLEHDLAVCEKYKVPLIITSLGARTDVNDAVHGWGGIVLHDVINNRFASKAVEKGADGLIAVAAGAGGHAGTTNPFALVQEIREWFDGPLALSGSIATGRAILAAQTMGADFAYIGSAFIATEEARAIEGYKKMIVESSSQDIVYSSLFTGVHGNYLRGSIVNAGMDPDKLPESDPSAMNFGGSRKAWKDIWGSGQGIGLIKQVVPARALVQRLCTEYGEALQRLAERNRLASAASLVGEHGFAAVS is encoded by the coding sequence ATGCCTGTTCCCGCCATCCTGCGAAACCTGTCGCTGCCCGTCATCGGCTCGCCGCTCTTCATCATCAGTCATCCCAGGCTGGTGATCGAGCAATGCAAGGCCGGCATCGTCGGCTCGATGCCGGCGCTCAACGCGCGGCCGGCGTCGCAGCTCGACGAATGGCTCGCCGAAATCACGGAAGCCCTGGCGGCTCACGACAACGCGTATCCGGACCGTCCCGCCGCGCCTTTCGCGATCAACCAGATCGTGCACAAGAGCAATGACCGGCTCGAGCATGACCTGGCCGTGTGCGAGAAGTACAAGGTGCCCTTGATCATCACCTCGCTCGGCGCGCGCACCGACGTGAACGACGCGGTTCACGGCTGGGGCGGCATCGTTCTGCACGATGTCATCAACAACCGGTTTGCGAGCAAGGCGGTCGAGAAGGGCGCGGACGGCCTCATCGCCGTGGCGGCAGGCGCCGGCGGCCACGCGGGCACGACCAACCCCTTCGCTCTCGTGCAGGAGATCCGCGAGTGGTTCGACGGGCCGCTCGCCTTGAGCGGCTCGATCGCCACCGGCCGCGCGATTCTCGCGGCGCAGACGATGGGGGCCGACTTCGCTTACATCGGCTCGGCCTTCATCGCCACCGAAGAGGCGCGTGCGATCGAGGGCTACAAGAAGATGATCGTCGAGAGCAGCAGCCAGGACATCGTGTACTCCAGTCTCTTCACCGGCGTGCACGGCAACTATCTGCGCGGCTCCATCGTCAACGCCGGGATGGATCCGGACAAGTTGCCCGAAAGCGATCCGAGCGCGATGAACTTCGGCGGCAGCAGGAAGGCCTGGAAGGACATCTGGGGCTCGGGCCAGGGGATTGGTCTGATCAAGCAGGTGGTGCCGGCACGCGCATTGGTGCAGCGCCTGTGCACCGAGTATGGCGAGGCCTTGCAACGGCTTGCCGAGCGCAACCGCCTCGCCAGCGCCGCCTCGCTCGTCGGCGAGCACGGCTTTGCTGCGGTTTCGTGA
- a CDS encoding tripartite tricarboxylate transporter substrate binding protein, which yields MSKTCSRRTCLGMLASGTIGLGLGTPARAQTFPGKTIQIVVPFPAGGATDAVARLLAERMAPRLGKAVIVDNKGGAAGVLGTDTVAKAPPDGHTLSVSLTTNLLINQFLFKKLPYNPQRDLALVSQIALAPIVLLVHPGVPARTGPELLRHIAANKGKLSFGSWGNGSAGHLSGAFMSQSQDAGMSHVPYKGEAPMVQDLIGGQVQMAFASAQQAKPFVDAGRLRAIGITGEQRMSVLPNVPTLLEQGLTDDVYRITGWVAMAAPGATPKAVVQRIADEVRAACEQPDVRARITALGFTAVARGPEEFAAAYRKDLPVWERLVKATGATLD from the coding sequence ATGAGCAAAACCTGTAGTCGCCGTACCTGCCTCGGCATGCTGGCCTCGGGCACCATCGGCCTCGGCTTGGGCACGCCTGCACGGGCGCAAACCTTTCCGGGCAAGACGATCCAAATCGTCGTGCCGTTCCCCGCAGGCGGTGCCACCGACGCCGTCGCGCGCCTGCTGGCCGAGAGGATGGCGCCGCGGCTGGGCAAGGCCGTGATCGTCGACAACAAGGGGGGCGCTGCCGGCGTCCTGGGCACCGACACGGTGGCGAAGGCCCCGCCCGATGGCCACACCCTGTCGGTCTCGCTCACCACGAACCTGCTGATCAACCAGTTCCTTTTCAAGAAGCTGCCCTACAACCCGCAGCGCGACCTCGCGCTGGTGTCGCAGATCGCGCTGGCGCCCATCGTGCTGCTGGTGCATCCCGGCGTGCCGGCCCGCACCGGGCCGGAGCTGCTCAGGCACATCGCCGCGAACAAGGGCAAGCTGTCCTTCGGATCCTGGGGCAACGGCTCCGCGGGTCACCTGAGCGGCGCGTTCATGAGCCAGTCTCAAGACGCCGGCATGAGCCACGTCCCGTACAAGGGCGAGGCACCGATGGTGCAGGACCTGATCGGCGGCCAGGTCCAGATGGCCTTTGCCAGCGCGCAGCAGGCCAAGCCCTTCGTCGATGCGGGCCGGCTCAGGGCCATCGGCATCACCGGCGAGCAGCGCATGAGCGTACTGCCGAACGTGCCGACGCTGCTCGAGCAAGGTCTGACGGACGACGTCTATCGCATCACCGGCTGGGTGGCGATGGCAGCGCCGGGCGCGACGCCGAAGGCGGTGGTGCAACGCATCGCCGACGAAGTGCGCGCGGCCTGCGAGCAGCCGGACGTGCGCGCCAGGATCACCGCGCTGGGCTTCACCGCGGTGGCGCGCGGACCCGAGGAGTTCGCCGCGGCGTACCGGAAGGACCTGCCCGTGTGGGAGCGCTTGGTCAAGGCGACCGGCGCGACGCTCGACTGA